A single region of the Archangium lipolyticum genome encodes:
- a CDS encoding DUF4215 domain-containing protein, whose translation MDTRSTPSRTGVPVAALSLALLFTLTGCGADVSHDDGHSSTGATYLFVDADGATCGNGALNPGEQCDDANTTAGDGCNASCQVEAGHACPTAGQPCVTSCGNGALDPSEQCDDGNITAGDGCSAACFIESGHECTGVPSVCARLCGNSRMDAGESCDDGNATQGDGCSNTCALEPGHACPTAGWPCAKTCGNGTVNPGEQCDDGNLTSQDGCGTECRVEPGYACSTPATGKSVCANTCGNGKLEANETCDDGNTKAGDGCSPGCRVDTGYSCSGAPSTCTTLCGDGIMAGGETCDDGNGSTGDGCDRSCQVETGWRCPAPGTVCFKTCGNGTLEAGEVCDDGNTTRGDGCGGTCLVESGYTCGGAPSVCRAWCGDGVVAGSEQCDDGNLSNDDDCSATCAINVATPVITGPSPDSHLATSTPPLSGTADAGHTVTVRESDTVVCTATSDAAGNWSCTPSQPLVDGPHTVMATAQDPSGSGSTSRASTPVSFTVDTQQPDTLITRNPPASTEDDTAVFGYDSTETGVRYECSLDGGDYAPCQDTYDVRLGEHSLSVRAVDRAGNVDASPARYSWTVEDTRSFAGGGCGAAPASSWLAFLALMGLRRKNRR comes from the coding sequence ATGGATACACGCTCCACCCCATCGCGCACGGGAGTCCCCGTGGCGGCACTCTCGCTGGCCCTCCTCTTCACCCTCACCGGCTGCGGGGCGGACGTCTCGCACGACGATGGCCATTCCAGCACCGGCGCCACCTACCTCTTCGTGGATGCGGATGGCGCCACGTGCGGCAACGGCGCTCTCAACCCCGGCGAGCAGTGCGACGACGCCAACACCACCGCGGGCGACGGCTGCAACGCGAGCTGCCAGGTCGAGGCGGGCCACGCGTGCCCCACGGCCGGCCAGCCCTGCGTCACCAGCTGTGGCAACGGCGCCCTCGACCCGAGCGAGCAGTGCGATGACGGCAACATCACCGCGGGCGACGGCTGCTCCGCGGCGTGCTTCATCGAGAGCGGCCACGAGTGCACGGGCGTCCCGTCCGTCTGCGCCAGGCTGTGTGGCAACAGCCGAATGGACGCGGGCGAGTCGTGCGACGACGGCAACGCCACCCAGGGTGATGGCTGCTCCAACACCTGCGCCCTGGAGCCGGGCCATGCGTGCCCCACGGCCGGCTGGCCCTGCGCGAAGACCTGCGGCAACGGCACGGTGAACCCCGGCGAGCAGTGCGATGACGGCAACCTGACGTCACAGGATGGCTGCGGCACCGAGTGCCGTGTCGAGCCGGGTTACGCCTGCAGCACTCCCGCGACCGGGAAGTCCGTGTGCGCCAACACCTGCGGCAACGGCAAGCTAGAGGCGAACGAGACGTGTGACGATGGCAATACGAAGGCTGGCGACGGCTGCTCGCCGGGCTGCCGCGTCGACACCGGCTACTCCTGCAGCGGGGCTCCGAGCACCTGCACCACCCTATGCGGCGACGGCATCATGGCGGGCGGCGAGACGTGCGACGACGGCAATGGCTCCACAGGCGACGGCTGCGACCGCTCGTGCCAGGTGGAGACCGGCTGGCGGTGCCCCGCTCCCGGGACGGTGTGCTTCAAGACGTGTGGCAACGGCACCCTGGAGGCCGGCGAGGTGTGCGACGACGGCAACACCACCCGCGGTGACGGCTGCGGCGGCACCTGCCTCGTCGAGAGCGGCTACACCTGCGGCGGCGCGCCCAGCGTCTGCCGCGCCTGGTGCGGTGACGGCGTCGTGGCGGGCTCCGAGCAGTGCGACGACGGCAACCTGTCCAACGATGACGACTGCAGCGCCACCTGCGCCATCAACGTGGCCACGCCCGTCATCACCGGCCCCTCGCCGGATTCCCACCTCGCCACCTCGACGCCCCCCCTCAGTGGCACGGCGGACGCGGGTCACACGGTGACGGTGCGCGAGAGCGACACGGTGGTCTGCACCGCCACCTCCGATGCCGCCGGCAACTGGAGCTGCACTCCATCCCAGCCGCTCGTCGATGGCCCGCACACCGTGATGGCCACGGCCCAGGACCCCTCTGGCAGTGGAAGCACGAGCCGGGCCTCCACCCCGGTCTCCTTCACGGTCGACACGCAGCAGCCCGACACGCTCATCACCCGGAACCCGCCCGCCAGCACCGAGGACGACACCGCGGTGTTCGGTTACGACTCCACCGAGACGGGCGTGCGATACGAGTGCAGCCTCGATGGGGGCGACTACGCCCCCTGCCAGGACACCTACGATGTCCGGCTCGGGGAGCACTCCCTGAGCGTGCGCGCCGTGGACCGCGCGGGCAACGTGGATGCCTCGCCAGCCAGGTACTCGTGGACGGTGGAGGACACCCGTAGCTTCGCCGGTGGTGGCTGCGGCGCCGCCCCCGCGTCCTCGTGGCTGGCCTTCCTCGCGCTGATGGGTCTGCGTCGCAAGAACCGCCGCTAG